In the genome of Cercospora beticola chromosome 2, complete sequence, one region contains:
- a CDS encoding uncharacterized protein (BUSCO:EOG09261H5E), protein MTTTAVPLSAKPAAGQLVEHDGKKYETIQEGKAYILIPPNTQQHVTPPQHAKAKGKPDEEVKAQSVFYNPIQQFNRDLSVLAIKAFGDDFLHRKRQRNDKNRVKHENKKKRKLPGERNDGGVKLRKTDDGPVQVENGDESTGKQQENNAQPAPANAAAAASEGELAQTNDQVGEDANSAQDQQPTKGPSGPRFRILDALSATGLRALRYAHEIPYVSAVVANDMNPSAIQSMKLNVEHNGLESKITPNLDNAIGHMYRVAFAEPGTHGPQHVNQKYDVVDLDPYGTAAPFIDAALQALNEGGLLCVTCTDSGVFASTGYCEKTWSLYGGAPIKGPHMHEGGLRLIINSVATAAAKQGLAIEPLLSLSIDFYVRTFIRVRKSPADVKFLFGKTMDVLGCDHGCGAWTVNMRGRNTRQVGKNENIWWKHTIGQGPAVDQLCEHCGSKRHLAGPMWAGPIHNAAFVEKLLEDLESADPEVYKTKARIEGMLSTALEETQVNDDVVSYKPAAERSESDEIIPKVPPETIDHFPFFFSPSAVSKVIHCIAPNDASIRGALRHMGYRATRSHCQPGSIKTNAPWSAIWNIMTEWTRQKHPVKDSALKEGSAGFAIMKKAKELWAAGEEKEKSVKEGETPAENGTSKDSTPGITTEGVQAPSKPALANGSNDRPKVVFDEALGKDRQTKRLVRYQQNPRENWGPMTKHKGSA, encoded by the coding sequence ATGACCACAACAGCTGTGCCCTTGAGCGCAAAGCCTGCAGCAGGGCAGCTCGTCGAGCACGACGGAAAGAAATATGAGACTATCCAGGAGGGCAAAGCCTACATCTTGATTCCGCCGAACACGCAGCAACATGTCACTCCACCACAACACGCCAAAGCCAAGGGCAAACCGGATGAAGAAGTGAAGGCGCAGAGCGTGTTCTACAACCCTATCCAACAATTCAATCGCGATCTGAGTGTATTGGCGATCAAGGCGTTTGGCGACGATTTTCTACATCGGAAGAGGCAGAGAAACGATAAGAACAGAGTGAAGCACGAGAACAAAAAGAAGCGAAAGTTGCCTGGTGAGCGGAACGATGGTGGAGTCAAACTGCGCAAGACTGATGACGGACCCGTGCAAGTAGAGAATGGTGACGAGTCGACCGGGAAGCAACAGGAGAATAACGCACAGCCTGCTCCTGCGAACGCGGCTGCGGCAGCCAGTGAGGGAGAATTGGCACAGACAAATGATCAGGTTGGCGAGGACGCGAATTCAGCGCAGGACCAGCAACCTACCAAAGGTCCTTCTGGGCCAAGATTCAGGATTCTTGATGCCCTATCAGCTACCGGTCTCCGCGCACTGCGCTATGCACACGAGATCCCGTACGTCTCCGCAGTAGTTGCGAATGATATGAACCCAAGCGCAATTCAGAGCATGAAGCTCAATGTGGAGCACAACGGCTTGGAGTCAAAGATCACGCCGAATTTGGACAATGCCATTGGACACATGTATCGTGTAGCTTTTGCAGAGCCTGGCACACACGGCCCACAACATGTCAATCAGAAGTACGATGTGGTCGATTTGGACCCATATGGCACAGCGGCGCCATTCATCGATGCGGCACTTCAAGCACTCAACGAGGGCGGATTGCTTTGTGTGACCTGCACAGACTCTGGTGTTTTTGCTTCAACTGGCTATTGTGAGAAGACGTGGTCGCTGTACGGAGGGGCGCCAATTAAAGGTCCTCATATGCACGAAGGAGGGCTTCGTCTCATCATCAACTCGGTGGCTACTGCGGCTGCAAAGCAAGGACTGGCGATTGAGCCTCTACTGTCGCTCAGCATTGATTTCTACGTGAGAACCTTTATCCGGGTGAGAAAATCGCCAGCCGACGTCAAGTTCCTTTTCGGGAAGACGATGGATGTGCTTGGGTGTGATCATGGCTGTGGCGCATGGACTGTCAACATGAGAGGTCGAAACACGAGGCAAGTGGGCAAGAATGAAAACATATGGTGGAAACACACGATCGGCCAAGGACCTGCAGTCGATCAGCTTTGCGAACATTGCGGCTCGAAAAGACATCTTGCGGGACCAATGTGGGCAGGACCCATCCACAACGCAGCCTTCGTCGAGAAATTACTGGAGGATCTGGAGAGTGCTGATCCAGAAGTTTACAAGACCAAGGCTCGTATTGAAGGTATGCTGTCGACGGCTCTTGAGGAGACACAAGTGAACGACGACGTCGTCAGCTACAAACCAGCAGCGGAGCGATCAGAAAGCGATGAAATTATCCCAAAAGTGCCACCGGAGACCATCGATCACttccccttcttcttcagcccTTCGGCTGTGAGCAAAGTCATCCACTGTATTGCACCTAATGATGCTTCAATACGAGGTGCGCTGCGTCATATGGGTTACAGAGCCACTCGCTCGCATTGCCAGCCTGGCAGCATCAAGACCAATGCCCCATGGAGCGCGATATGGAACATCATGACTGAGTGGACGAGACAGAAACATCCTGTCAAGGATAGCGCGTTGAAAGAAGGGTCCGCCGGATTTGCCATTATGAAAAAAGCTAAAGAGCTGTGGGCCGctggggaggagaaggagaagagcgtCAAGGAAGGAGAGACTCCTGCGGAGAATGGGACTTCGAAGGACAGCACGCCGGGCATTACCACGGAAGGTGTCCAGGCGCCCTCGAAGCCTGCGTTGGCAAATGGGAGTAACGATAGACCCAAGGTCGTCTTCGATGAAGCTCTCGGCAAGGACAGGCAGACCAAACGCCTTGTGCGATATCAGCAGAACCCACGGGAGAATTGGGGTCCGATGACGAAGCACAAGGGCAGTGCGTAG
- a CDS encoding uncharacterized protein (CAZy:AA8) yields the protein MKNSVAKTAALALLQGSMAYAQVARTCPTSDSGVCYSLNVPEVTASSNTGDIFFRIEAPATSYEYVALGQGNQMAGAHIFVLYQNAAGTNVTISPRLGTGHVEPQFNAVDMELLEGSGVVDGVMTANVRCGGCNTWDGGSMDFTQSSTTWIYAVKAGSPIQDDSQSADISFHDGHGAFNWDITSAKGGSSVNPFTAQAVDATTSTSSSSVATGPSDSYLIAHAVFACLSVAFVLPIGGIIIRIGGFSQAVLVHQLIQWFGLIMFIIAFGLGAYYATEDNYWSEAHPIIGTVVFGLMLSQPIFGIIHHQMFKKVGGRTAASWFHLSVGRIVIILGIINGGLGLKLTNQSRAAKIGYGVGAGIMGLAYLLAMVYGELKRSKNNSRKGSSDQSSVSRDQSAELEK from the exons ATGAAGAACTCGGTAGCAAAGACGGCCGCGCTGGCCCTTTTGCAAG GGTCAATGGCATATGCACAGGTTGCTCGAACCTGCCCGACCTCCGACTCTGGCGTTTGCTATTCACTCAACGTCCCAGAAGTCACGGCGAGCTCGAACACCGGCGATATTTTCTTCCGCATCGAAGCGCCTGCAACATCCTACGAATATGTCGCGCTTGGGCAAGGAAACCAGATGGCTGGTGCCCACATCTTCGTTCTGTACCAGAATGCGGCTGGTACCAACGTCACCATCTCACCACGACTTGGAACAGGTCACGTCGAGCCACAATTCAACGCTGTTGATATGGAGCTTCTGGAAGGCTCCGGCGTCGTGGATGGCGTTATGACTGCGAACGTGAGGTGCGGTGGCTGCAACACCTGGGACGGCGGCAGTATGGACTTCACGCAGAGCAGCACGACATGGATTTATGCTGTCAAGGCTGGCAGCCCGATCCAGGACGATTCGCAATCGGCAGACATCTCGTTCCACGATGGACATGGCGCATTCAACTGGGACATTACATCAGCAAAGGGCGGCAGCTCAGTCAATCCATTCACCGCGCAAGCTGTCGATGCAACGAcatcgacgagctcgagcagcgTGGCGACCGGCCCATCTGATTCTTACCTCATCGCTCACGCTGTTTTCGCGTGCCTGTCAGTCGCTTTCGTCCTTCCAATCGGTGGTATCATCATCCGAATTGGTGGCTTCTCGCAGGCCGTTCTCGTCCACCAGCTCATTCAGTGGTTCGGCTTGATCATGTTCATCATTGCCTTTGGCCTAGGCGCGTACTATGCCACAGAGGACAACTACTGGAGCGAGGCCCACCCGATCATCGGAACTGTGGTCTTTGGCTTGATGCTTTCGCAGCCCATTTTCGGTATCATTCACCACCAAATGTTCAAGAAGGTCGGAGGACGAACTGCTGCATCGTGGTTCCACTTGTCTGTTGGCCGTattgtcatcatcctcggcaTTATCAATGGCGGTCTCGGGTTGAAGCTCACGAACCAATCCAGAGCGGCGAAGATCGGATACGGTGTCGGCGCCGGTATCATGGGTCTGGCATACCTACTCGCGATGGTGTATGGAGAGCTCAAGCGCTCGAAGAACAACAGCAGGAAGGGCAGCTCGGATCAGTCAAGCGTCTCACGCGATCAGTCTGCTGAGTTGGAAAAGTAG
- a CDS encoding uncharacterized protein (BUSCO:EOG092634M1) gives MAAITIKATLPALPEGWAADKDFKAVGQLSEPVQRALEPVGPHYLAHARRKRHRRTFSEDEKLQAEQNVKKVERVVDDDIEEVTDPMLLQREAKDWKSQDHYAVLGLAKYRYKATEDQIKRAHRKAVLLHHPDKKAASGQSENDQFFKCIQRATDILLDPVKRRQFDSVDEEADKEPPSKKDVQKKPGNFYKLWAPVFEAESRFSKIQPVPKLGDDNSTKEEVEQFYNFWYSFDSWRSFEYLDEDVPDDNESRDQKRHVERKNNNARKKRKNEDVQRLRELVDACLAMDERPKKFRQEKNKDKNAKKAAAEAAEKAAKEEAARKKEEEAKAAAEKAAAEKAAREDAKKGKEAAKNAAKKNKRVIRQAPKDVGYFADGEPSAAQIDGVLNEVDSLILKLDNEEIAEVAAQLNGKTDKSAVKSVFSARVQKLVEAGKAKDGDYKNLV, from the exons ATGGCTGCTATCACGATCAAGGCCACGCTGCCTGCGCTACCAGAAGGATGGGCCGCCGACAAGGACTTCAAGGCCGTCGGACAACTGTCTGAGCCAGTCCAACGAGCGCTCGAGCCAGTTGGCCCTCACTATCTTGCCCACGCTCGCAGAAAGCGACACAGGCGCACCTTCTCCGAG GATGAGAAATTGCAGGCCGAGCAGAACGTTAAGAAGGTGGAGAGAGTGGTCGACGATGACATCGAAGAGGTGACGGACCCGATGCTCCTTCAGCGCGAGGCCAAGGACTGGAAGTCGCAAGATCACTACGCTGTGCTTGGCCTCGCCAAATACAGATACAAGGCTACGGAGGATCAGATCAAGCGTGCTCACCGCAAGGCTGTGTTGTTGCATCACCCAGACAAGAAGGCTGCTTCTGGACAATCGGAGAACGACCAATTCTTCAAGTGCATTCAGCGTGCCACAGACATCCTTCTCGACCCCGTTAAGCGCCGCCAATTCGACTCAGTCGACGAGGAGGCTGACAAGGAGCCACCGAGCAAGAAGGacgtgcagaagaagccagGTAACTTCTACAAGTTGTGGGCGCCTGTCTTTGAGGCAGAGTCTCGCTTCAGCAAGATTCAGCCCGTGCCAAAGCTCGGCGATGACAACAGCACAAAGGAGGAGGTCGAGCAGTTCTACAACTTCTGGTACAGCTTCGACTCGTGGCGATCGTTTGAGTATCTGGATGAAGACGTGCCTGATGACAACGAAAGCCGTGACCAGAAGCGTCACGTGGAGCGCAAGAACAACAATGctcgcaagaagagaaagaacgaGGATGTGCAGCGACTGCGTGAGCTCGTGGATGCTTGCTTAGCAATGGATGAGCGGCCCAAGAAGTTCCGACAAGAGAAGAACAAGGATAAgaatgcgaagaaggcggctgctgaggctgctgagaaggCTGCTAAGGAGGAGGCAGCAcgcaagaaggaggaagaggccaaggctgctgctgagaaggcGGCAGCTGAGAAGGCCGCGAGGGAGGATGCCAAGAAGGGTAAGGAGGCGGCGAAGAacgcagcgaagaagaacaagcgtGTCATTCGACAGGCACCCAAGGATGTCGGCTACTTTGCTGATGGCGAGCCTTCGGCTGCTCAGATCGATGGCGTGTTGAACGAGGTCGACTCGCTGATCTTGAAGCTCGACAACGAGGAGATCGCGGAAGTTGCTGCACAGTTGAACGGCAAGACCGACAAGTCTGCCGTGAAGAGTGTCTTCTCGGCACGAGTGCAGAAGCTTGTTGAGGCTGGCAAGGCGAAGGATGGTGACTACAAGAACTTGGTTTAG